From Halapricum desulfuricans, a single genomic window includes:
- a CDS encoding helix-turn-helix domain-containing protein produces the protein MRERYVEQQWSASDIADECGVSSSTIRRWLDRLDVERSPRYQDESWLREQYLHKCSDQAEIAEICGVAETTICYWLARHGITAGESFETADCATCGETFRYYPSVRAGEYCSNECANEPRKRQVEVTCTGCGESFERRASLDTEYCSMSCWGEDISTVSDWAKLYRGVWHRQRRRALRRDDSECVVCGISNKEHRERFARGLEVHHIVPVRVFDSWDLSIADAHSLRNLVTLCRTHHPDAPGTTVEPDGKEFDRSSFRQNSW, from the coding sequence CTGCGCGAACGCTACGTCGAACAGCAGTGGTCCGCCAGTGACATCGCCGACGAATGTGGCGTTTCGTCCAGCACGATCCGCCGGTGGCTCGATCGACTCGATGTCGAGCGTTCGCCGCGATATCAGGACGAATCGTGGCTCCGGGAACAGTATCTGCACAAGTGCAGCGATCAGGCTGAGATCGCCGAAATATGTGGCGTCGCAGAGACGACGATCTGTTACTGGCTCGCGCGCCACGGGATCACGGCGGGCGAGTCCTTCGAGACTGCCGACTGCGCGACGTGTGGAGAGACGTTTCGATATTACCCTTCGGTCCGTGCCGGTGAGTATTGTTCGAACGAATGCGCTAACGAACCGCGAAAGCGCCAAGTGGAGGTGACGTGCACGGGTTGTGGCGAGTCCTTCGAGCGTCGGGCATCGCTCGATACAGAGTACTGCTCGATGTCTTGCTGGGGGGAGGATATTTCGACGGTTTCTGACTGGGCCAAGTTGTACAGGGGTGTGTGGCACCGACAGCGACGCCGGGCCTTGCGACGAGATGACTCCGAATGCGTCGTTTGTGGAATCTCAAATAAAGAGCACCGAGAGCGATTTGCACGTGGACTTGAAGTTCACCACATCGTGCCTGTACGGGTGTTTGACTCTTGGGACCTCTCGATCGCCGACGCCCACTCTCTCCGGAATCTAGTGACACTTTGTCGTACCCACCATCCAGATGCTCCCGGAACGACTGTCGAACCGGATGGTAAGGAGTTCGATAGGTCTTCGTTTAGGCAAAATTCGTGGTAG
- a CDS encoding dihydroorotase codes for MLITGATLPDGRTRDVRIEDETVAEIGEMLSTTAEERSIDASGKRLLPGMIDVHVHFRQPGYGHKETWASGSKSAAAGGVTTVVDQPNTDPPTIDGEHFDQKSKLAADSLVDFGINGGVTDKWQPEELFDRPLFALGEVFLADSTGNMGIDADLFADAVARASERGVTVTVHAEDATRFNDSARERDDADAWSAYRTPQAEIDAVRRACTVANDHDARIHVAHTSTPEAIDIAVDAGMTCEVTPHHLFLSRDDLPELGTFGRMNPPLRRENRRRKVFERVVDGTVDMIATDHAPHTRDEKDASIWEAPSGVPGVETALPLLLNEAREGNLSYERVRDLTAANPAAVFGLSNKGRIEEGFDADLVLVDPDDPRPVRGEETHTNCEWTPFEGMDAVFPELTMVRGTVVYENRHEELFGEPVGENVRSA; via the coding sequence ATGCTTATTACGGGCGCAACGTTGCCGGACGGTCGCACCCGGGACGTCCGGATCGAGGACGAGACCGTCGCCGAGATTGGGGAGATGCTGTCGACTACCGCCGAGGAGCGTTCGATCGACGCCTCGGGCAAGCGACTCCTGCCCGGGATGATCGACGTCCACGTCCACTTTCGCCAGCCCGGCTACGGCCACAAGGAGACCTGGGCGAGCGGATCGAAGAGCGCCGCTGCCGGCGGCGTGACGACGGTCGTCGACCAGCCCAACACTGATCCGCCGACGATCGACGGCGAGCACTTCGATCAGAAATCAAAGCTTGCCGCCGATTCGCTGGTCGATTTCGGGATCAACGGCGGCGTCACCGATAAGTGGCAGCCGGAGGAACTGTTCGACCGCCCGCTGTTCGCACTCGGGGAGGTCTTTCTCGCCGACTCGACGGGCAACATGGGAATCGACGCCGATCTGTTCGCCGACGCCGTCGCGCGGGCGAGCGAGCGCGGCGTGACCGTTACTGTTCACGCGGAGGACGCGACGCGGTTTAACGATAGTGCACGCGAGCGCGACGACGCCGACGCCTGGAGCGCCTACCGCACGCCCCAGGCCGAGATCGATGCCGTCCGCCGGGCCTGTACCGTCGCGAACGACCACGACGCGCGGATCCACGTGGCTCACACATCCACTCCCGAGGCGATCGACATCGCGGTCGACGCGGGGATGACCTGCGAGGTCACGCCCCATCACCTGTTTCTCTCTCGCGACGATCTCCCCGAACTGGGGACCTTCGGCCGGATGAACCCCCCGCTCCGTCGGGAGAACCGTCGCCGGAAGGTCTTCGAGCGTGTCGTCGACGGCACCGTCGACATGATCGCGACCGACCACGCGCCGCATACGCGCGACGAGAAGGACGCCTCGATCTGGGAGGCACCGAGCGGCGTCCCCGGCGTCGAGACGGCGCTCCCACTGCTGTTGAACGAGGCTCGCGAAGGCAATCTCAGCTACGAGCGCGTCCGCGATCTGACCGCCGCCAACCCCGCCGCGGTCTTCGGGCTCTCGAACAAGGGTCGCATCGAGGAAGGATTCGACGCCGATCTCGTGCTCGTCGATCCCGACGATCCGCGGCCGGTTCGTGGCGAGGAAACCCACACGAACTGTGAGTGGACGCCCTTCGAGGGTATGGACGCGGTCTTCCCCGAACTCACGATGGTCCGCGGGACGGTCGTCTACGAGAATCGCCACGAGGAACTGTTCGGCGAACCCGTCGGTGAGAACGTCCGGAGCGCGTGA
- a CDS encoding glycoside hydrolase family 31 protein, with translation MTLASYHVPEFSPVADEAAIVRGDRFRFTVLTPRLVRAEYDPDGEFEDRPSQVFWHRDQPVPDFEASRDDGRLVIETEAIRLEYAANEPFAPSTLSAHVRELGSVWHYGDDDLGNMGGTVRTLDRVEGSTALEPGLLGGDGWTVHEDTDRLVFDADGWVTPRDAHEDYEDIYFFGYGHAYLDALEDFTAVSGDVPMVPRWALGNWWSRYDHYSDDQLRELMTRFREEELPLSVCVLDMDWHVTDNEYHNGWTGWTWNDELFPDPEGFIDWLHEEGLRTTLNIHPAEGVYPHEDAYPDIAEHMGIDPASERPVEFDASDTQFLRGYFEHVINPLEETGVDFWWIDWQQWEESPEMDGLDPLWALNHLHALDRTRDDRRPFILSRWGGLGGHRYPIGFSGDAYISWDSLAFQPYLTATGSNVDFGWWSHDIGGHFGATGTPTGFGELYARWAQFGAFSPINRIHTGNIEYIDKRPWTFEPTVRETLGETLRLRHALIPYLYTMAWRNHDRGVPLIRPMYYHHPGTELAYHVPQQYYFGSELVVAPHVRERDEATNLARQTVWLPDGEWFEFDSGRPSRAGLHARYGDLGDVPSYAKAGAIVPMDGEPGFGDTAAPETLRVLAFPGADNTFDLYEDDGTSRAYRDGEYATTTLRQSYEPGQVELTVEAATGATEHVPETRDLELCVRGVREDLAVEIDGADGSVEYDPEARTQEVTIPAHDTSSSVTVRLAASDADVIAAEDSRLDRVRELLRHLEIPARSKSQLDDYASAFVAGERTDLDWLGNFRERLTGEQARAIVETLCDVGVAHLDNAETERILLWNGDGRTDVTYRLSTFERGEIPLETEGDIETGPLPALRILELDDLDGQDWTLTVEYADAGSVSFEGEGEAESYEGEIW, from the coding sequence ATGACACTCGCGTCGTATCATGTTCCTGAATTTTCCCCCGTTGCCGACGAGGCGGCGATCGTCCGCGGCGACCGGTTTCGGTTTACAGTTCTGACACCGCGGCTCGTCCGGGCGGAGTACGACCCGGACGGCGAGTTCGAGGATCGCCCGAGCCAGGTGTTCTGGCACCGTGATCAGCCCGTTCCGGACTTCGAGGCCTCTCGTGACGACGGTCGACTCGTCATCGAGACCGAGGCGATCCGACTGGAGTACGCGGCTAACGAACCGTTCGCCCCGTCGACGCTGTCCGCGCACGTTCGCGAACTCGGCTCGGTCTGGCATTACGGCGACGACGACCTGGGCAACATGGGCGGGACGGTCCGGACGCTCGATCGCGTTGAGGGCAGCACCGCCCTCGAACCGGGGCTGCTCGGCGGCGACGGCTGGACCGTCCACGAGGACACTGATCGACTCGTCTTCGATGCGGACGGCTGGGTGACGCCACGCGACGCCCACGAGGACTACGAGGATATCTACTTTTTCGGATACGGCCACGCGTATCTCGACGCGCTCGAGGATTTCACGGCCGTTTCGGGGGACGTGCCGATGGTCCCCCGATGGGCGCTGGGGAACTGGTGGAGCCGGTACGACCACTACAGCGACGACCAACTCCGCGAACTCATGACCCGGTTCCGCGAGGAGGAGCTGCCGCTGTCGGTCTGTGTGCTCGACATGGACTGGCACGTCACCGATAACGAGTACCACAACGGCTGGACCGGCTGGACGTGGAACGATGAACTGTTTCCCGATCCCGAGGGATTCATCGACTGGCTCCACGAGGAAGGCCTGCGGACGACGCTCAACATCCACCCTGCAGAGGGTGTCTACCCCCACGAAGACGCCTATCCCGACATCGCCGAGCACATGGGGATCGACCCGGCGAGCGAACGGCCGGTCGAGTTCGACGCCAGCGACACCCAGTTCCTGCGTGGCTACTTCGAGCACGTGATCAACCCCCTGGAAGAGACGGGCGTGGACTTCTGGTGGATCGACTGGCAGCAGTGGGAGGAATCACCCGAGATGGACGGACTGGATCCGCTGTGGGCGCTCAATCACCTGCACGCGCTCGACCGGACCCGCGACGATCGGCGACCCTTTATCCTCTCACGATGGGGTGGCCTCGGCGGCCACCGGTATCCGATCGGCTTCTCGGGGGACGCTTACATCTCATGGGACTCGCTTGCCTTCCAGCCGTATCTCACCGCGACGGGCAGCAACGTCGACTTCGGGTGGTGGAGCCACGACATCGGCGGGCATTTCGGCGCCACCGGGACGCCGACCGGCTTCGGCGAGCTGTACGCCCGCTGGGCACAGTTCGGCGCGTTCAGTCCGATAAACCGGATCCACACCGGCAACATCGAATACATCGACAAGCGCCCCTGGACGTTCGAGCCGACGGTCCGGGAGACCCTGGGCGAGACGCTGCGGCTGCGCCACGCGTTGATCCCGTATCTCTACACGATGGCCTGGCGCAACCACGATCGGGGGGTCCCCCTGATCCGGCCGATGTACTACCACCACCCCGGGACCGAACTCGCCTACCACGTCCCCCAGCAGTACTACTTCGGCAGCGAACTGGTCGTCGCTCCGCACGTCCGCGAGCGCGACGAGGCGACGAACCTGGCCCGACAGACCGTCTGGCTGCCCGACGGCGAGTGGTTCGAGTTCGATTCCGGTAGGCCGTCCCGTGCCGGGTTGCACGCTCGCTACGGCGATCTCGGCGACGTACCGTCCTACGCGAAGGCGGGGGCGATCGTCCCGATGGACGGCGAGCCCGGGTTCGGCGACACCGCTGCCCCCGAGACGCTCCGAGTGCTCGCGTTCCCTGGCGCGGACAACACCTTCGACCTCTACGAGGACGACGGGACGAGCCGGGCCTATCGCGACGGCGAATACGCCACGACGACCCTGCGCCAGTCCTACGAGCCCGGACAGGTCGAGCTGACCGTCGAGGCCGCCACGGGCGCGACCGAACACGTCCCGGAGACGCGGGACCTCGAACTGTGCGTCCGCGGCGTCCGCGAGGACCTTGCGGTCGAGATCGACGGTGCGGACGGCTCCGTCGAGTACGACCCCGAGGCCCGGACACAGGAAGTTACGATTCCCGCACACGACACCAGTTCGTCGGTGACCGTTCGGCTCGCGGCCTCGGATGCCGACGTCATCGCCGCTGAGGATTCGCGCCTCGATCGCGTCCGGGAACTGCTTCGCCACCTCGAGATTCCGGCTCGGTCGAAATCCCAACTCGACGACTACGCGAGCGCGTTCGTCGCGGGCGAGCGGACGGATCTGGACTGGCTCGGCAACTTCCGCGAGCGACTGACCGGCGAACAGGCCCGGGCGATCGTCGAGACGCTCTGTGACGTCGGCGTGGCCCACCTGGACAACGCCGAGACGGAGCGAATCCTGCTGTGGAACGGTGACGGTCGGACCGACGTCACCTACCGTCTCTCGACGTTCGAGCGCGGCGAGATCCCGCTGGAGACCGAAGGCGACATCGAAACCGGGCCGCTTCCGGCACTACGGATCCTCGAACTCGATGATCTGGACGGGCAAGATTGGACGCTGACTGTCGAGTACGCCGACGCGGGGAGCGTCTCCTTCGAGGGGGAGGGCGAGGCCGAATCCTACGAGGGTGAGATCTGGTGA
- a CDS encoding glycoside hydrolase family 31 protein, with protein MGLADYHVPEFEPVADESATVTTEHCRFTVLEPRLVRLEYAPDGAFEDRPSQAVWYRDQPVPEFSVTRANGTLEIETEYLRLRYEIGAGFSDDALSIVLTEFGETWHYGDGEDTLGGTTRTLDGVDGQTDLEPGLLSRDGWSVVEDTDRLVFDDDGWVTPRDAHESYEDLYFFGFGHDYLDALGAYTDIAGDVPMIPRWALGNWWSRYWEYSQADLRELMSRFREEGLPLSVCVIDMDWHVVDNPHHNGWTGWTWDEGLFPDPERFLDWLHGTGLKTTLNLHPADGVHPHEDAYPDIAEHMGIDPNTGTPVEFDASDPQFLRGYFEHVINPLEETGVDFWWIDWQQWRESPEMDGLDPLWALNHLHALDRTRDGRRPFVLSRWADISNHRYQVGFSGDTVISWDSLAFQPYLTGAASNVQFGWWSHDIGGHFGGTGDPTEFGELYARWTQFGVLSPINRIHTAKMPYVDKRPWQYDGEVADALEDALVRRHELIPYLYTMVRRNHARGEPPIQPLYYHHPEEDAAYHRPNQYYFGSELLAAPHVRERGDDTHLSRRPVWLPDGEWYDFASGERYEGGFHTRYGDLSDVPVYAKAGAIVPLDGDPTFGDTAAPETLRVVAFPGADNTFDLYEDDGVTCASRDGDFATTELRQEWHGDRLFFDIGQGRGQIGHVPDDRTYEICFRGVRDGLDVTVDGAEYTRSYDDETATLTVTVDRIDADEELTVSLDGDGTNLRADAGWRLPQIRTMLRHFSMPAGSKPPLEEHAAAFLRGDRMTLDWLGNFAPALSDRQLRAIAETLVDAGVERIDYAGDDRLFFWNDSRRTDITHQFARYDRSGVPTNREGESRHGTLPEYDWIPLSTMETHDWQFSLNYGNFVTVSESGTGDATIDI; from the coding sequence ATGGGACTTGCCGACTATCACGTGCCCGAGTTCGAACCAGTCGCCGACGAGTCGGCGACCGTGACGACCGAGCACTGCCGGTTTACCGTACTCGAACCGCGACTCGTCCGACTGGAATACGCCCCCGACGGGGCGTTCGAGGATCGCCCGAGCCAGGCGGTCTGGTACCGCGACCAGCCGGTCCCCGAGTTCTCGGTCACGCGCGCGAACGGCACGCTGGAGATCGAAACCGAGTATCTACGGCTGCGCTACGAGATCGGAGCCGGATTCAGCGACGACGCGCTGTCGATCGTCCTCACCGAGTTCGGCGAAACGTGGCACTACGGCGACGGCGAGGACACCCTCGGCGGGACGACTCGGACGCTGGACGGCGTCGACGGCCAGACCGATCTCGAACCCGGCCTGCTCTCGCGCGACGGCTGGTCCGTCGTCGAGGACACCGACCGACTCGTCTTCGACGACGACGGTTGGGTGACTCCACGAGACGCTCACGAGAGCTACGAGGACCTGTACTTTTTCGGGTTCGGCCACGATTATCTCGACGCGCTCGGGGCGTACACCGACATCGCCGGCGACGTACCGATGATTCCCCGGTGGGCGCTTGGCAACTGGTGGAGCCGCTACTGGGAGTACTCACAGGCCGACCTCCGCGAACTGATGTCCCGGTTCCGCGAGGAAGGGCTGCCGCTGTCGGTCTGTGTCATCGACATGGACTGGCACGTCGTCGACAACCCGCACCACAACGGCTGGACCGGCTGGACCTGGGACGAGGGACTGTTCCCGGATCCGGAGAGATTTCTCGATTGGCTCCACGGGACGGGGCTGAAAACGACGCTCAACCTCCACCCCGCCGACGGCGTGCATCCCCACGAGGACGCCTATCCCGACATCGCCGAACACATGGGAATCGATCCCAACACTGGAACGCCCGTTGAGTTCGACGCCAGCGACCCCCAGTTCCTGCGTGGCTATTTCGAACATGTCATCAATCCCCTGGAAGAGACGGGCGTGGACTTCTGGTGGATCGACTGGCAGCAGTGGCGCGAGTCCCCCGAGATGGACGGACTGGATCCGCTGTGGGCGCTCAATCACCTGCACGCGCTGGACCGCACGCGCGACGGGCGTCGCCCATTCGTCCTCTCACGCTGGGCGGATATCAGCAACCACCGCTATCAGGTCGGGTTCTCCGGCGACACGGTGATCTCGTGGGACTCGCTCGCGTTTCAGCCCTACCTCACCGGTGCGGCCTCGAACGTCCAGTTCGGCTGGTGGAGCCACGACATCGGCGGCCACTTCGGCGGGACCGGCGATCCCACCGAGTTCGGGGAACTGTACGCCCGCTGGACACAATTCGGTGTGCTCAGTCCGATAAACCGGATCCACACTGCGAAGATGCCCTACGTGGACAAACGGCCCTGGCAGTACGACGGCGAGGTCGCCGACGCCCTCGAAGACGCGCTCGTGCGCCGCCACGAACTGATTCCCTATCTCTACACGATGGTTCGGCGCAATCACGCCCGGGGTGAGCCGCCGATCCAGCCGCTGTACTACCACCATCCGGAGGAAGACGCCGCCTATCACCGACCCAACCAGTACTACTTCGGCAGCGAGTTGCTCGCCGCTCCACACGTTCGCGAACGTGGCGACGACACTCACCTCTCGCGTCGTCCCGTCTGGCTGCCCGACGGCGAGTGGTACGACTTCGCCTCCGGCGAGCGATACGAGGGCGGGTTCCACACCCGCTACGGCGATTTGTCGGACGTGCCGGTCTACGCGAAAGCGGGCGCGATCGTCCCGCTTGATGGCGATCCTACCTTCGGCGACACCGCTGCCCCCGAGACGCTCCGGGTCGTCGCGTTCCCTGGCGCGGACAATACCTTCGACCTCTACGAGGACGACGGCGTCACCTGTGCCTCCCGAGATGGGGACTTCGCGACGACCGAGCTCAGACAGGAGTGGCACGGCGACCGGCTCTTTTTCGACATCGGACAGGGTCGGGGCCAGATCGGACACGTCCCCGACGATCGGACCTACGAGATCTGTTTCCGCGGCGTCCGGGACGGTCTGGACGTGACCGTCGACGGTGCCGAGTACACCCGGTCCTACGACGACGAGACGGCGACGCTGACCGTGACTGTCGACCGAATCGATGCGGACGAGGAGCTAACAGTCTCGCTCGACGGCGACGGCACGAATCTGCGTGCCGACGCGGGCTGGCGTCTCCCGCAGATCCGAACGATGCTCCGGCACTTCTCGATGCCTGCTGGATCGAAACCCCCGCTCGAGGAGCACGCGGCGGCGTTCCTGCGAGGCGATCGAATGACACTCGACTGGCTCGGGAACTTCGCCCCAGCGCTTTCCGATCGACAGTTGCGAGCCATCGCGGAGACGTTAGTCGATGCGGGCGTCGAGCGGATCGACTACGCGGGCGACGATCGACTGTTCTTCTGGAACGATTCCCGACGGACGGACATCACTCACCAGTTCGCCCGGTACGACCGCAGTGGCGTTCCGACGAATCGCGAGGGCGAGTCACGACACGGAACGCTTCCGGAGTACGACTGGATCCCCCTCTCGACGATGGAGACGCACGATTGGCAGTTCTCACTCAACTACGGCAACTTCGTGACCGTCTCCGAGTCGGGGACCGGTGACGCGACGATAGATATCTGA
- a CDS encoding oxidoreductase: MSNWSVEDVPRLDGKTIVVTGANSGLGFEATRVFVQRGATVVMACRSTQRGDDARRQLQAEEPDGQLDVRECDLADLQSVRDFAEDVRETYDSLDVLCNNAGVMAIPRRETADGFETQFGVNHLGHFALTGLLLGLLGAGDGEARVVTQSSGVHERGEIYFDDIHGERGYGKWDAYGQSKLANVLFAYELQRRLDTAGVRDVTSLAVHPGYADTNLQARTGRESGSKLVYAAMKLANTVFAQSARKGALPMIYGAVADDVDGGSYVGPGGFLNMRGAPEIQRSSEQSYDQDTAERLWDVSEEATGVTYDLPADATGT, encoded by the coding sequence ATGAGCAACTGGTCTGTCGAGGACGTGCCACGACTCGACGGGAAAACGATCGTCGTCACCGGGGCGAACAGCGGGCTCGGATTCGAGGCGACGCGGGTGTTCGTCCAGCGCGGGGCGACAGTCGTCATGGCCTGTCGCAGCACCCAACGGGGCGACGACGCCCGCCGGCAACTCCAGGCGGAGGAGCCCGACGGACAACTCGACGTCCGCGAGTGTGATCTGGCGGACCTCCAGTCGGTCCGGGACTTCGCCGAGGACGTTCGTGAGACGTACGACTCGCTCGATGTCCTCTGTAACAACGCTGGCGTGATGGCGATCCCTCGACGCGAAACTGCGGACGGGTTCGAGACCCAGTTCGGCGTCAACCACCTCGGGCACTTCGCGCTGACGGGACTCCTGCTGGGTCTCCTGGGCGCCGGTGACGGCGAGGCGCGCGTCGTCACCCAGTCGAGCGGCGTGCACGAGCGCGGCGAGATCTACTTCGATGACATCCACGGGGAGCGCGGGTACGGCAAATGGGACGCCTACGGACAGAGCAAACTGGCGAACGTGCTGTTCGCCTACGAACTCCAGCGGCGGCTCGATACGGCAGGCGTCCGCGACGTCACCAGCCTCGCCGTCCACCCCGGCTACGCGGATACGAACCTGCAGGCCCGAACGGGCCGCGAATCGGGCTCGAAGCTGGTGTATGCCGCGATGAAACTCGCGAACACTGTCTTCGCGCAGTCGGCCCGAAAAGGCGCACTCCCGATGATATACGGTGCTGTCGCCGACGATGTCGACGGCGGGAGCTACGTCGGGCCCGGTGGGTTCTTGAACATGCGAGGCGCGCCCGAGATCCAGCGCTCCAGCGAGCAATCTTACGACCAGGATACAGCCGAGCGACTGTGGGACGTCTCCGAGGAGGCGACGGGCGTCACCTACGATCTCCCGGCAGACGCCACCGGAACTTAA
- a CDS encoding glutaredoxin family protein: protein MSDPVPITVYRRHPCELCTEAIETIESVADSAEVPVDIETVDVDSDPDLREKYGDRVPVVLVDGDTQFEVFVDESVLVGALRDASQST from the coding sequence ATGTCCGATCCGGTTCCGATCACCGTGTACCGCCGCCACCCCTGTGAACTCTGTACGGAAGCGATCGAGACGATCGAATCGGTCGCCGATAGCGCGGAGGTCCCGGTCGACATCGAGACTGTCGACGTGGACAGCGACCCCGACCTCCGCGAGAAATATGGCGATCGCGTACCAGTTGTACTCGTAGACGGCGACACGCAGTTCGAGGTGTTCGTCGACGAGAGCGTGCTGGTCGGCGCACTCAGAGATGCGAGTCAGAGCACCTGA
- a CDS encoding archaemetzincin family Zn-dependent metalloprotease gives MHVDIVPVGDVSASVKREASAGLRSVYDCDVTVHDAQATPTGAYDSNRDQYRAEEFIELAGEIGGGQKNIAITDEDLFYRRRNYVFGLAYLDGNGSVISTYRLQTSSDGGLTSRSSGEVFAERVRKEVVHEIGHTLGLEHCDNKRCVMSFSPTVREVDVKEENLCGTCQRQVL, from the coding sequence ATGCACGTTGACATCGTGCCGGTCGGTGATGTCTCCGCCTCGGTCAAGCGCGAGGCGTCGGCCGGACTCCGATCTGTCTATGACTGCGACGTGACTGTCCACGACGCGCAGGCGACGCCGACCGGCGCGTACGATTCTAATCGCGATCAGTATCGGGCCGAGGAGTTCATCGAACTCGCGGGCGAGATCGGCGGCGGCCAGAAGAACATCGCAATCACGGACGAGGACCTCTTCTATCGCCGACGTAACTACGTCTTCGGGCTCGCGTATCTCGACGGCAACGGCTCGGTCATCTCGACGTATCGGCTCCAGACGTCCTCCGACGGGGGGCTCACGAGTCGCTCCTCCGGCGAGGTCTTCGCCGAGCGCGTCCGCAAGGAGGTCGTCCACGAGATCGGTCACACGCTCGGACTCGAACACTGCGACAACAAGCGCTGTGTCATGAGTTTCTCGCCGACCGTCCGCGAGGTCGACGTCAAAGAGGAGAACCTCTGTGGCACCTGTCAGCGTCAGGTGCTCTGA
- a CDS encoding TIGR01548 family HAD-type hydrolase translates to MYADTLVLDVDGVLVDVAGSYRRAIVESVERVYGETIAQSAIQQFKDAGGFNNDWELTDAVALYVLAGREGFPLSIETFTDRIAASGGGLVAAQSVVDDELDPAPRERVLGAWDRDRLRDVFQQLYLGADLYREIEGGSPELHTGGYIHDEPVLLDPETRDELTDRFDIGILTGRPAAEADIALERVGLDVPEEHRFTMGDWEAGKPDPAALVMLAERLDGATVAFAGDTLDDIRTAENATADDPGRTYHGIGVLTGGLSGAAGREKFERAGATAVVESVNDLPELLEPVEETPAD, encoded by the coding sequence ATGTACGCAGACACGCTCGTGCTCGACGTCGACGGCGTCCTGGTGGACGTCGCAGGGTCCTACCGCCGCGCGATCGTCGAGAGTGTCGAACGGGTCTACGGAGAGACGATCGCCCAGTCCGCGATCCAGCAGTTCAAAGACGCCGGTGGATTCAACAACGACTGGGAGCTGACCGACGCCGTCGCGCTGTACGTGCTGGCCGGGCGCGAGGGCTTTCCGCTGAGCATCGAGACCTTCACCGACCGCATCGCCGCCTCGGGCGGGGGCCTGGTGGCGGCCCAGTCGGTCGTCGACGACGAACTGGACCCGGCCCCGCGCGAGCGTGTCCTCGGTGCCTGGGACCGCGACCGGCTGCGTGACGTCTTCCAGCAACTGTATCTCGGGGCTGACCTCTACCGGGAGATCGAGGGCGGCTCGCCCGAACTGCACACCGGCGGATACATCCACGACGAGCCGGTCCTGCTCGACCCGGAGACCCGCGACGAACTGACCGACCGGTTCGACATTGGGATCCTGACCGGTCGCCCCGCCGCCGAGGCCGACATCGCGCTGGAACGCGTCGGTCTGGACGTGCCCGAGGAGCACCGGTTCACGATGGGCGACTGGGAGGCTGGCAAGCCCGATCCCGCGGCACTGGTGATGCTCGCGGAGCGACTCGACGGCGCGACGGTCGCGTTCGCCGGCGACACGCTCGACGACATCAGGACGGCCGAGAACGCCACAGCGGACGATCCCGGCCGGACGTATCACGGGATCGGCGTACTGACCGGCGGGCTCAGCGGGGCGGCCGGCCGGGAGAAGTTCGAGCGGGCGGGCGCGACAGCGGTGGTCGAATCGGTCAACGACCTCCCGGAGTTGCTGGAACCGGTCGAGGAGACGCCGGCGGACTGA
- the npdG gene encoding NADPH-dependent F420 reductase produces MQIAILGGTGDVGEGLALRWGYDTDHEVIVGSRDTERAREAASSYESKLAEHGRDVTIEGAKNPEAAAGADAVVAAVPAYHLTDTIKAVADKLDDAVLVTPAVGMQRDEDGFHYNPPSAGSVTALAAGAAPEDTTVVGAFHNLAAGRLADLDDDLEIDTLLVGDDDDAKATVADLADDIEGLRPLDAGGLANAPEIEGITPLLINVAQHNDGLHDLGVRFE; encoded by the coding sequence ATGCAGATCGCGATACTCGGCGGTACGGGAGACGTTGGCGAGGGACTGGCGTTGCGGTGGGGCTACGACACCGACCACGAGGTCATCGTCGGCTCGCGCGACACCGAACGCGCCCGAGAAGCGGCCAGCAGCTACGAGTCGAAACTGGCCGAGCACGGTCGAGACGTAACCATCGAGGGTGCGAAAAACCCCGAGGCTGCGGCCGGCGCTGACGCGGTCGTCGCGGCGGTCCCGGCGTATCACCTCACAGACACGATCAAAGCGGTCGCCGACAAACTGGACGACGCGGTGCTCGTCACCCCCGCAGTCGGGATGCAGCGCGACGAGGACGGGTTTCACTACAACCCGCCCAGTGCCGGGAGCGTGACCGCGCTGGCGGCCGGCGCGGCGCCCGAGGACACCACCGTCGTCGGAGCGTTCCACAATCTCGCGGCCGGTCGGCTAGCGGATCTCGATGACGATCTTGAAATCGACACGCTGCTCGTCGGCGACGATGACGACGCCAAGGCGACGGTCGCCGATCTAGCCGACGATATCGAGGGACTGCGGCCGCTAGATGCGGGTGGACTCGCGAACGCCCCCGAGATCGAGGGAATCACGCCGCTGTTGATCAACGTGGCCCAGCACAACGACGGACTGCACGATCTGGGCGTGCGGTTCGAGTAG